One window from the genome of Pelorhabdus rhamnosifermentans encodes:
- a CDS encoding DeoR/GlpR family DNA-binding transcription regulator, whose protein sequence is MLANIQRRNDIVNLIFKLGSVKVTDLAEKYGVNEATIRRDLKYLSQNHKITLTYGGAFIEKNTTCYSIVEINLANKRMMHFDEKQVIARKAAALIKDGETIALNAGSTVEYILDYLENITQLNVVTLCLHVAAKAARLPYVTVYMPGGKLRNSSGVFYGNGTEKFLKKFSVDKCFFGVAAINLKKGIMHPVLEEIENNRIMLDISEQKYLVADYSKYDCVSLASLTDLEEFTGFIVDDKFPDVYKEFAKLNDIQII, encoded by the coding sequence GTGTTAGCGAATATACAGCGTAGGAATGATATTGTCAATCTTATATTTAAGCTGGGCTCAGTCAAAGTGACGGATTTGGCTGAGAAATATGGAGTAAACGAGGCAACTATTCGCCGGGATCTGAAATACTTATCGCAAAATCATAAAATTACGCTTACTTATGGCGGTGCTTTTATTGAGAAAAATACAACATGCTATTCCATTGTCGAGATTAATCTTGCGAATAAACGCATGATGCATTTTGATGAAAAACAGGTGATTGCACGGAAAGCGGCAGCTTTAATTAAAGACGGCGAAACTATTGCGTTAAACGCAGGAAGTACAGTGGAGTATATCCTTGATTATTTGGAAAATATTACACAGTTAAATGTTGTGACTCTCTGTTTGCATGTTGCGGCTAAGGCTGCGCGACTTCCCTATGTTACCGTTTATATGCCAGGCGGAAAATTGCGCAATTCTTCAGGCGTATTTTACGGTAATGGTACGGAAAAATTTCTTAAAAAGTTTAGTGTAGACAAGTGCTTTTTTGGTGTAGCGGCCATAAATCTTAAAAAAGGCATTATGCATCCTGTTTTAGAAGAAATAGAAAATAATCGCATTATGCTAGATATATCGGAACAAAAATATTTAGTTGCTGATTATTCGAAATACGATTGTGTTTCACTAGCAAGTCTTACTGATTTAGAAGAATTTACTGGATTCATTGTTGATGACAAGTTTCCTGATGTATATAAAGAATTTGCTAAATTAAATGATATTCAAATTATTTAA
- a CDS encoding MFS transporter, which produces MMASLWNFFKTGPNMPMLTDAKQIKSLFNTMRWQVFGSITIGYGLFYVLRLNFSVIKKQLMSLGILDAQQLGLMGSAMFITYGLGKFTNSFLADRFNNKRFFAFGLFMSSIASVCMGFCNTFTPLLVLWGINGWFQSFGAGPCIVALNQWFTNKERGTYYGVWFTSHNLGAAFTYVVTAVLVTSYSWQMGFIVPGLVCLAGSFAILFCMHDRPETNGLPNVEVYKGGVQPEAIKSTKTVSQLQWEVIKNPAVWILGLSSLCCYITRYAIESWGIVYLTAEKGYSTMGAGSILGIMQVAGIFGALTCGFVSDKFFNHKRNKPALIYGIIYIISVMLFLWAPPSIAMDMFSLCLYGWVMGALVCYLGGLMAVDIVPKRATGAAMGMIGLLSYAGAALQEVISGYLINAHMTIVNGERIYDFTLAGDFWVGAAVVSCLLALLVWNAKPKEIV; this is translated from the coding sequence ATTATGGCAAGTCTTTGGAACTTTTTCAAAACTGGACCGAATATGCCAATGCTTACGGATGCAAAACAAATTAAATCTCTATTTAACACAATGCGCTGGCAGGTATTTGGTTCTATTACAATCGGCTATGGTTTATTTTATGTATTGAGGCTTAATTTTTCGGTAATTAAAAAGCAGCTTATGTCTTTAGGTATATTGGATGCACAGCAATTGGGTCTTATGGGATCAGCCATGTTTATCACATATGGTCTTGGCAAATTTACCAATAGTTTTTTGGCTGATCGATTTAATAATAAACGTTTTTTTGCTTTTGGCCTATTTATGTCATCTATCGCTAGTGTGTGCATGGGATTTTGTAATACATTTACACCGCTTCTGGTTTTATGGGGCATCAACGGCTGGTTCCAGTCTTTTGGTGCTGGGCCTTGCATTGTTGCATTGAATCAATGGTTTACGAATAAAGAACGTGGTACATATTATGGCGTTTGGTTTACAAGCCATAATCTTGGTGCCGCCTTTACATATGTAGTAACAGCCGTACTGGTTACTTCTTACAGTTGGCAAATGGGCTTTATTGTTCCGGGCCTTGTCTGCCTGGCAGGTTCTTTTGCTATATTATTCTGCATGCATGACCGTCCGGAAACAAATGGTCTGCCAAATGTAGAAGTATATAAAGGGGGAGTGCAACCAGAAGCTATAAAAAGTACTAAGACTGTAAGCCAACTACAATGGGAAGTTATTAAAAACCCAGCGGTATGGATTCTTGGCTTATCCAGTCTTTGCTGCTATATCACACGTTATGCGATTGAAAGCTGGGGGATTGTTTACTTAACAGCAGAAAAAGGTTATTCGACTATGGGCGCTGGCAGTATACTTGGCATAATGCAGGTTGCGGGAATTTTCGGGGCATTGACTTGCGGTTTTGTATCCGATAAATTCTTCAATCATAAACGCAATAAGCCAGCATTGATCTATGGTATTATATATATTATATCGGTTATGCTTTTCCTCTGGGCACCACCAAGTATAGCTATGGATATGTTTAGTTTGTGCTTATACGGCTGGGTGATGGGAGCTCTTGTATGTTACTTGGGTGGCCTTATGGCAGTCGATATTGTTCCTAAACGTGCAACAGGTGCTGCAATGGGGATGATTGGTCTTTTAAGTTACGCGGGCGCAGCGTTACAGGAAGTTATTAGTGGATATCTTATTAATGCGCATATGACAATTGTTAATGGCGAAAGAATTTATGACTTTACGCTTGCAGGTGATTTCTGGGTAGGCGCCGCCGTCGTTTCTTGTTTATTGGCGCTGCTGGTATGGAATGCAAAGCCGAAAGAAATAGTATAA
- a CDS encoding HAD-IIA family hydrolase translates to MECKAERNSIMIPQNSEWLRKVKYFALDMDGTIYLGKKLLPGALEFLQYLRQSGRPYMFLTNNSSKNKQSYVTKLRNLGIAATSEQILTSGEATALYLNQIKPGARIFLLGTLDLEQEFVAHGFVLTNAQPDYVVLGFDQTLTYAKLTEACHLLREGVPFIATHPDINCPTDERSGYIPDVGAMLELIYASTGVRPKIIGKPYREIVDVLIAKMDCKREETAMVGDRLYTDIKMAKDSGVCGILVLSGETNFSDLQQSDVQPDCVFEGVRELTVALKTSENN, encoded by the coding sequence ATGGAATGCAAAGCCGAAAGAAATAGTATAATGATACCGCAAAATAGCGAATGGTTACGTAAAGTAAAATATTTTGCACTAGATATGGATGGTACGATCTATTTGGGTAAGAAACTTCTGCCTGGTGCTCTGGAGTTTCTTCAGTATTTAAGACAAAGCGGTAGGCCGTATATGTTTTTAACCAATAATTCTTCGAAAAATAAACAATCTTATGTGACAAAGTTACGGAACTTGGGAATTGCAGCCACGAGTGAACAAATATTAACCTCTGGTGAAGCGACAGCTTTGTATCTGAATCAGATCAAACCGGGAGCACGCATTTTTTTATTGGGAACACTCGATTTAGAGCAAGAGTTTGTAGCTCATGGCTTTGTCTTGACAAACGCCCAGCCAGATTATGTAGTCTTGGGATTTGATCAGACTCTTACTTATGCTAAGTTGACTGAAGCCTGTCATTTACTTCGCGAGGGCGTGCCGTTTATTGCCACGCATCCTGATATTAACTGCCCAACAGATGAACGGTCTGGCTATATTCCTGATGTCGGAGCCATGTTGGAACTGATTTATGCTTCCACAGGCGTGAGACCCAAAATTATTGGTAAACCTTATCGTGAAATTGTTGATGTCTTAATTGCTAAGATGGATTGTAAGCGAGAAGAAACAGCGATGGTAGGGGATCGTCTTTACACGGATATTAAAATGGCCAAAGATTCGGGAGTTTGCGGTATTTTAGTGCTAAGTGGCGAAACGAATTTTAGCGATTTGCAGCAATCCGATGTTCAGCCTGATTGTGTCTTTGAAGGTGTGCGTGAACTGACTGTTGCTTTAAAAACAAGTGAGAACAACTAA
- a CDS encoding GntT/GntP/DsdX family permease: MDQSFYMLATLGIAILMIIVLSIKFRIHAFISLTAACFLIAFATGMPLAKIGPSIEAGMGGTLGFLAPILALGAIIGKMMEISGGAEKLSRTLINFLGKNKAAWAMMIVAYICGIPVFLQVGIVLLTPILFCVVIESKQPLVQVALSMLAALTVVHCVIPPHPAAMAIALALKADVGKVIFYGLLIGLPATAIAGPFFGKIISKKYDFQPPDRYCNIERVPDSALPHFGVTLFTILLPLLLMIGKTIIELVADKNAPFMPIVNFIGSPITALFIAAILSYYVMGWKRGHSLTELAKQIDSAMGPMASIILVIGAAGAFNRVILDSGIGDVLKQVLTTIQISPLIMAWVIAIVMRFAIGSATVAMMTSAGFITPVLAVYPNLDPALVAIAIGAGAIGASHVTDPGFWFVKEALGIPMNKMFGIYTASTTIASVVGLIGVMILAQFLG, from the coding sequence ATGGATCAGTCATTCTACATGCTCGCCACTCTCGGAATTGCCATCCTGATGATCATCGTTCTTAGTATTAAGTTTCGTATTCACGCCTTTATCTCCCTCACAGCAGCCTGTTTTTTAATTGCTTTTGCCACAGGCATGCCACTCGCTAAAATCGGCCCCTCCATTGAAGCAGGGATGGGAGGAACCTTAGGCTTCCTGGCCCCGATCCTGGCTCTCGGTGCCATTATCGGAAAAATGATGGAAATATCAGGCGGTGCAGAAAAGTTATCGCGTACATTGATTAACTTCCTTGGTAAAAATAAAGCTGCCTGGGCTATGATGATTGTCGCCTATATTTGTGGCATTCCTGTTTTCTTACAAGTTGGCATTGTGCTATTAACGCCTATTCTCTTTTGCGTTGTCATTGAATCGAAACAACCGCTAGTACAAGTCGCTTTATCCATGCTTGCTGCATTGACTGTTGTCCACTGTGTCATCCCACCTCATCCAGCTGCCATGGCTATTGCTCTCGCCCTCAAAGCCGATGTAGGTAAGGTCATCTTTTACGGACTTTTAATCGGTCTTCCCGCTACAGCTATTGCAGGTCCCTTCTTCGGCAAGATTATTTCAAAGAAATATGATTTTCAGCCACCTGACCGCTACTGCAACATTGAGCGTGTGCCAGACTCAGCCTTGCCGCATTTTGGCGTCACACTCTTTACAATTTTATTACCGCTTCTGCTCATGATTGGCAAAACAATTATCGAACTTGTAGCTGATAAAAATGCTCCCTTTATGCCCATCGTCAACTTTATCGGCAGCCCCATTACAGCCCTATTTATCGCCGCCATCTTATCCTACTATGTAATGGGCTGGAAGCGGGGTCACAGTTTAACTGAACTCGCCAAACAAATTGATTCCGCCATGGGACCCATGGCATCCATTATTCTTGTCATCGGTGCTGCCGGTGCTTTTAATCGTGTCATCCTTGACAGCGGTATTGGTGATGTACTCAAACAAGTTTTAACAACCATTCAAATCAGTCCGTTAATTATGGCCTGGGTCATTGCCATTGTCATGCGCTTTGCCATTGGCAGCGCAACAGTAGCCATGATGACATCGGCTGGTTTTATTACACCCGTTCTTGCTGTATATCCCAATCTTGACCCCGCTTTAGTTGCCATTGCCATTGGTGCCGGTGCTATCGGTGCTTCCCACGTAACAGATCCTGGTTTCTGGTTTGTAAAAGAGGCGCTAGGCATTCCAATGAATAAAATGTTCGGTATTTATACGGCATCAACAACCATTGCATCTGTCGTCGGATTGATCGGTGTCATGATCCTTGCACAATTCTTAGGATAA
- the larA gene encoding nickel-dependent lactate racemase, translating to MSSVKIVLPYGSDNMEVSVPEKNLIGIYSPQDIASVPDVKQEIMRALRHPIGTPSLAELVHGKEKIVILADDNTRLTPTKQIIPLLLDEMNAAGVKDEQITIIIALGTHRFMTQEEIVEKFGKAVAERVTIKNHDFKNPNALIDLGKTANGTSVWVNREAYEADFKIGIGSIVPHHIPGFSGGAKIVQPGISGENTTAETHLLSVRSPRSCLGMEDSPVRRELNLMAEKIGMNTILNTILNRHGEVVGAFFGDMEAAFKEGVALSQKIYAVEIPEEADIVISGSHPCDIEFWQAHKTLYPSDLAVKAGGTIIIVTPCYEGVAVTHSEIVDITGYSSAELKKLVDNKKLPDEVAAALAIAWAQVKERETVYIVSQGIAPDDAKKLGFVPFSSVNEALQSAFAEQGAHAKVTVLTHAPDMLPIISSKSNINTTNASSGKRN from the coding sequence ATGTCGAGTGTAAAAATAGTCCTACCTTATGGTTCTGACAACATGGAAGTGTCTGTTCCGGAAAAAAATTTAATTGGTATTTATTCGCCTCAGGATATCGCCAGTGTGCCTGATGTCAAACAAGAAATTATGCGGGCCCTCAGGCATCCGATTGGTACCCCCTCGCTTGCTGAGCTTGTCCATGGGAAAGAAAAAATCGTCATTCTAGCTGACGACAACACCCGTTTAACACCAACAAAACAAATTATTCCACTCTTGCTTGATGAAATGAATGCAGCAGGAGTTAAAGACGAACAAATTACCATTATTATTGCCCTTGGCACACATCGCTTTATGACACAAGAAGAAATCGTCGAAAAATTTGGTAAAGCTGTCGCCGAGCGTGTTACAATCAAAAATCATGACTTCAAAAATCCCAACGCTTTAATCGACCTTGGCAAAACAGCCAATGGTACCAGTGTCTGGGTAAACCGTGAAGCCTATGAGGCCGATTTCAAGATTGGCATCGGCAGTATTGTCCCTCACCATATTCCAGGTTTTTCCGGGGGTGCCAAAATTGTTCAGCCAGGTATTTCAGGTGAAAACACGACAGCTGAAACACATTTGCTCAGCGTAAGATCCCCACGCTCCTGCTTGGGAATGGAAGACAGTCCCGTTCGTCGTGAACTCAATCTGATGGCTGAAAAAATTGGCATGAATACCATTTTAAATACCATCCTCAATCGTCACGGCGAAGTTGTGGGTGCTTTCTTTGGTGATATGGAAGCTGCCTTTAAGGAAGGCGTTGCCTTATCGCAAAAAATTTATGCTGTAGAAATTCCTGAAGAAGCCGATATTGTCATTTCCGGTTCCCATCCTTGTGATATTGAATTTTGGCAAGCACATAAGACTCTCTATCCTTCCGATTTAGCTGTCAAGGCAGGAGGCACGATTATTATTGTCACTCCCTGTTATGAAGGTGTTGCTGTAACTCACTCGGAAATCGTAGATATTACGGGCTATTCCTCAGCAGAACTCAAAAAGCTTGTGGATAACAAAAAATTGCCTGACGAAGTGGCAGCAGCCTTAGCCATTGCCTGGGCACAAGTGAAAGAACGCGAAACAGTCTATATCGTCTCACAAGGAATTGCTCCAGACGATGCAAAAAAACTAGGCTTCGTTCCATTTTCTTCAGTAAATGAGGCGCTCCAATCGGCCTTTGCCGAACAGGGTGCTCATGCTAAAGTCACTGTTCTCACTCATGCCCCAGACATGCTCCCCATTATTTCTTCCAAAAGCAATATAAATACAACTAACGCGTCTAGCGGAAAGAGGAACTAA
- the pdxA gene encoding 4-hydroxythreonine-4-phosphate dehydrogenase PdxA, protein MNKKNVRPILAITMGDAAGCGPEVIAKALTNARIYDACRPLVFGDAKRMELAAKIVKSPLTIKSLSNVKEGSYQHGVIDVLDFANIPADLPFGKVDRRAGHAAFTYIEAAIEHSINNNVAAIVTAPINKEALHKGGHLFPGHTEILAELSHTKDYAMMLVGDVLRVIHVTTHVSMRQAADLIKKDRVLRVIRLAHRTLHQLGLEQPRIAVAGFNAHAGENGLFGREDIDEIVPAVLAAQQEGINATGPIPPDTVFFRAVCRKEFDIVVVMYHDQGHIPVKLLGFDNGINVTVGLPFVRTSVDHGTAFDIAGQGVADESSMIAALNFASHLAKGTQK, encoded by the coding sequence ATGAATAAGAAAAATGTACGACCAATTTTGGCAATTACCATGGGGGATGCCGCTGGTTGCGGACCCGAAGTCATCGCTAAAGCGCTGACCAATGCACGCATCTATGACGCGTGCCGTCCTCTCGTCTTTGGCGACGCCAAAAGAATGGAACTTGCTGCAAAGATTGTAAAAAGCCCACTAACGATTAAAAGCCTATCGAATGTAAAAGAAGGGTCCTATCAGCATGGCGTCATTGATGTCCTTGATTTTGCAAATATTCCAGCTGACCTTCCCTTCGGCAAGGTAGATAGAAGGGCTGGGCATGCCGCCTTTACATACATTGAAGCCGCCATTGAGCATTCCATAAATAACAACGTAGCAGCCATCGTCACAGCCCCCATCAATAAAGAAGCCCTTCACAAGGGGGGACACTTGTTTCCTGGTCATACTGAAATTTTAGCTGAACTTAGCCATACAAAAGATTATGCCATGATGCTTGTCGGCGATGTGCTACGCGTGATTCATGTCACCACTCACGTATCCATGCGACAAGCTGCTGACCTCATAAAAAAAGACCGAGTCCTACGCGTCATCCGACTGGCACATCGCACGCTGCACCAATTAGGGCTGGAACAACCGCGCATTGCTGTCGCTGGCTTCAATGCTCACGCTGGGGAAAATGGCTTATTCGGACGTGAAGATATTGATGAAATCGTCCCGGCCGTACTTGCAGCACAACAAGAAGGAATCAACGCCACTGGCCCCATTCCACCTGATACGGTTTTTTTCCGCGCCGTGTGCCGCAAGGAATTTGATATTGTCGTTGTAATGTATCATGATCAAGGGCATATCCCTGTCAAACTGCTTGGTTTTGATAATGGCATCAATGTGACTGTGGGCCTGCCTTTTGTCCGCACCTCTGTTGACCATGGTACAGCCTTTGACATTGCCGGACAAGGCGTTGCCGATGAATCCAGCATGATTGCTGCCCTTAACTTTGCCAGTCATCTAGCCAAGGGTACTCAAAAATAA